Below is a window of Desulfonispora thiosulfatigenes DSM 11270 DNA.
ATTGGATCAGAAGGTGGGATATTTCCTGCTATTATTGGAAGTTTATTTTTAATGCTTATAGCTTGTATACTTGCTTTTATATTAGCTATTTCAACATCAATATATACTGTATTTTATTGTAGGTCTAAAAGAATGGAAGGAGTAATCCATTTAATAATACAATCCATGGCAGGAATTCCTTCTATAATACTAGGGTTATTTGGGTATACTTTGTTGGTATTATACTTAAATTTAGGTAGATCTTTATTATCTGGAGGTATAACTCTAGGTATTATGATATTTCCTTATATCCAGGTACGAATAGAAAAAACACTCCGGGAAGTGGAAATAAATATAGTAGAGGCTTCTTATGCTCTTGGAGTATCTAAATCTTATACTATCTATAAGCTTATATTACCTATGTGTAGAGCTGACATAATCTCCACAATAACTATGGCCGGAGGGTATGCTATGGGTGCTGCAGCACCTATTATATTAACTGCAGCAGTAATATTTGCTCCCATACCAAAATCCTTATCTTCGCCTGTTATGGCATTACCATTTCATCTATATATTTTAACAGGAGAGGGAATATCTTTAGAAAAAGCCTATGGAACAGCTTTGGTACTAATAATGATTTTACTTATCTTAAATATAGTGTCAATAATCTTAAATATGAAAAGAAGGGGTGATAGGTAGATGGATATACTTAAAATAAATAATTTATTTGCTGGATATGGAGATAAAAAGGTATTAAAGGATGTATCTATGAACATAAAAAGGAATAAGATAACGGCTATAATAGGTCCATCTGGCTGTGGAAAGTCAACATTCCTTACAACTTTAAATCGTATGATAGAA
It encodes the following:
- the pstA gene encoding phosphate ABC transporter permease PstA, whose translation is MREKIKDSILKVWITICVIIVFTIVMFIFGYIFKNGVGSINLEFILSDPKGIPIGSEGGIFPAIIGSLFLMLIACILAFILAISTSIYTVFYCRSKRMEGVIHLIIQSMAGIPSIILGLFGYTLLVLYLNLGRSLLSGGITLGIMIFPYIQVRIEKTLREVEINIVEASYALGVSKSYTIYKLILPMCRADIISTITMAGGYAMGAAAPIILTAAVIFAPIPKSLSSPVMALPFHLYILTGEGISLEKAYGTALVLIMILLILNIVSIILNMKRRGDR